The segment GCCGGATTTTTCCCCGTCGCCTTTGGTGTTGGCGATAATGGTATTGACTAACTTCAAAATGTCCTTTTCGCTCCGCAGATAGGCAAAGGGATTGTATTTCATGGATTTTTTGAAGTTAATCGTATTTAGCACTTTGATACGGTATTTGTACCGCTGTAACATTTTCCCGGTTTCCAAAATCAGTGTTCCTTTCGGGTCAGTGACGATATACGACGTTGGAAAATCCTTTGACGTACATTGCATGAGCGACGGTTTCACAAAGAACCGGGTCTTGCCGCTGCCGGAACCGCCGATTACAAGGATATTTTTGTTTCTTGCGTATTTCGGCTGCTTCGGGCGGCTGTTCATGGTGAGCCGTTCCGTCTGCGTTAAGGGGATATTGTTCTCAAATACCGGGTCGGTGTACGGCTTTATGTCGTCAGCCCCGCCCCAACGCGCCGAACCGTATTCTGTCCCGCGGCGGTATTTCTTCGCGTTCTTGCCTTTGGTGTAGATAATCAGCCGGACAATGACCGCCCCCGCAATGCCTAAAGCTAAGTCTGCCGGGTGGAAGCTCGGCGCGATACTGGAAAAGGCGGCGGTAAAACCGTCCCCAAGATGTAGCAGCTTTGCGCTTGCGTCCGCGCCGGGGGAGAGCCGGACAGCCGCGCCCACTTTATCAAAGAGCCAGACAAAGAGCAGATACGGGAGATTTAGGATAAGCAGCTTCTTGATTTCCGGCTTCATAGCGATACCTCCCTGTCCTTGTTCTTGACCTTTGCCCGTTCCGCGTTTCTGCCCTGTGCAGCTTCTTTGAGGGTAGAGAGCAGCTTTCGGATTGAGGGCTTTTTCTCCTGTGTCAGCTTTTTTGCGGAAAATTCCTTAAAGGCTGCGGTCAGTACGTCCGCGTCCCGCCCCTTGAAGAAAACCAGATAGCGGGGCGGGCTTTCCGTCGCGTCCTTTTTCAGCGCAAAGTCGATACCGTACTTTTTCGCCGTACTCTCAAAGGCTTTGATATTGCCCTCGGTAATCTCAATGTTGGAAACGCCCGCGTTCTGCTTCATAAGCTGCTTTAAGCTCTGCTTGCCCTGTGGCGGTTTTGCAAGCTGCTTTTTGCCCTTTGACAGTATGGCTTTCATTGCCTTTTGGAGCGTCTGCGCGGTCAGCTTCCCGGTCTTGATGTAAAGGGCTATGGTCTTTTCGTTTACTTCGTCCTGCAATTTGTCGCGTCCTCCTTTCGCGTTTCTTTATGGGGCGGCGGTCAGATACGCACCCGCAGCCCGTTCAAGTCCTCGGCTCTGATACCCACAAGATACCAGTTGTCGCCGTACTCAATCCGGGTCGGCTTCCACTTGCCCCGCACGAATACGTCAAAGCACTCGCCGCAATGCAAGCCCCCGTAGTAGCTGTTTAAGTCAAAGCGGATGTCGTAACGGTCGGTGCGCTCGTCAAATACCAATGCTCCTGTCATTTTCTGTGCCATAATAAAATCCTCCTTTTGTGGTTGTGGGTGGTTACAGGCTTTCGCCCTCATTGCATGAATAATAGTCCGGGTCGCCGTACTGCGGCTTTTTCGGTGACAGTGCGCCGCTTGCCATGTCATGGGCGACAAGGGAAGTGTAGTAGTTGCCGATTGTGGACGGGGCGTTGAAAAGGGCGGCTTTCAGATATTGCTTGATGTTGCGGATTTTGGTTGTGTTCTCCCGCATACAGTCAAGCACAAAGCGGATATGCTCGCCGTCTAGTTTCATAAACTTTGACTTCACAAGCTCTGCCGGGTAGTCGTCCCCCGCAATCCGTACCCGCTTTCTGGCGGTGCATACGGTTTCAAGCATGAGGTCTACAATCTCGTCCAGCCTGTCACTGTCAAACTTCATGTCCTGTTTGAGAATGTGGTAGTCGATATTGTCCTTGATGATTTCCCGGTATATATCAACTGCGCTCTGTGCTGCCGCTTCCGTTCCTTTCCGTTCCGGCGGCGCAGCCGCTTCTCTGCAAGGAGAGGGGTTAGGGGAAAGGATAGGAATGGAATGGGTACTTGATAAATCTGTATTTGATTTTTCTTTTTTTGGTAAGTCAGTTCTTTGTATATCTTTATTTAATTGCGTTGGATTTTCCAACGTAGGTTTTTCCAATGTTGGTTTTTCCTGCATTGGATTATCCAATGTTGGATTTTCCAATGTAGGTAAATCCGGCGTAGGCGGCTGCGGCTGCTCGAATATCACATAGTCCGCGCCCCGCAAGCGTCCTTTCTCGTCGCGCTCCCTTGAACGGACGATATACCCGGCGCGTTCAAGTTCCTTAATGGCTTCGCGGATAGCGTCTATCTTCTCCCGGTTGATAAGGGA is part of the Faecalibacterium sp. HTF-F genome and harbors:
- a CDS encoding PcfB family protein, with translation MQDEVNEKTIALYIKTGKLTAQTLQKAMKAILSKGKKQLAKPPQGKQSLKQLMKQNAGVSNIEITEGNIKAFESTAKKYGIDFALKKDATESPPRYLVFFKGRDADVLTAAFKEFSAKKLTQEKKPSIRKLLSTLKEAAQGRNAERAKVKNKDREVSL
- a CDS encoding DUF5348 domain-containing protein, which encodes MAQKMTGALVFDERTDRYDIRFDLNSYYGGLHCGECFDVFVRGKWKPTRIEYGDNWYLVGIRAEDLNGLRVRI
- a CDS encoding DUF6017 domain-containing protein, with translation MAVFRVERNKGYTVMSNHHLRNKELSLKAKGLLSQMLSLPEDWDYTLKGLSLINREKIDAIREAIKELERAGYIVRSRERDEKGRLRGADYVIFEQPQPPTPDLPTLENPTLDNPMQEKPTLEKPTLENPTQLNKDIQRTDLPKKEKSNTDLSSTHSIPILSPNPSPCREAAAPPERKGTEAAAQSAVDIYREIIKDNIDYHILKQDMKFDSDRLDEIVDLMLETVCTARKRVRIAGDDYPAELVKSKFMKLDGEHIRFVLDCMRENTTKIRNIKQYLKAALFNAPSTIGNYYTSLVAHDMASGALSPKKPQYGDPDYYSCNEGESL